The Piliocolobus tephrosceles isolate RC106 chromosome 2, ASM277652v3, whole genome shotgun sequence genome window below encodes:
- the CLCN2 gene encoding chloride channel protein 2 has product MAAAAAEEGMEPRALQYEQTLMYGRYTQDLGAFAKEEAARIRLGGPEPWKGPPSPRAAPELLEYGRSRCARCRICSVRCHKFLVSRVGEDWIFLVLLGLLMALVSWAMDYAIAACLQAQQWMSRGLNTSILLQYLAWVTYPVVLITFSAGFTQILAPQAVGSGIPEMKTILRGVVLKEYLTLKTFIAKVIGLTCALGSGMPLGKEGPFVHIASMCAALLSKFLSLFGGIYENESRNTEMLAAACAVGVGCCFAAPIGGVLFSIEVTSTFFAVRNYWRGFFAATFSAFIFRVLAVWNRDEETITALFKTRFRLDFPFDLQELPAFAVIGIASGFGGALFVYLNRKIVQVMRKQKTINRFLMRKRLLFPALVTLLISTLTFPPGFGQFMAGQLSQKETLVTLFDNRTWVHQGLVEELEPPSTSQAWNPPRANVFLTLVIFILMKFWMSALATTIPVPCGAFMPVFVIGAAFGRLVGESMAAWFPDGIHTDSSTYRIVPGGYAVVGAAALAGAVTHTVSTAVIVFELTGQIAHILPVMIAVILANAVAQSLQPSLYDSIIRIKKLPYLPELGWGRHQQYRVRVEDIMVRDVPHVALSCTFRDLRLALHRTKGRMLALVESPESMILLGSIERSQVVALLGAQLSPARRRQHMQERRATQTSPPSDQEGPPSPEASVCFQVNTEDSGFPAARGETHKPLKPALKRGPSVTRNLGESPTGSAESAGIALRSLFCGSPPPEAASEKLESCEKRKLKRVRISLASEADLEGEMSPEEILEWEEQQLDEPVNFSDCKIDPAPFQLVERTSLHKTHTIFSLLGVDHAYVTSIGRLIGIVTLKELRKAIEGSITAQGVKVRPPLASFRDSATSSSDTETTEVHALWGPHSRHGLPREGSPSDSDDKCQ; this is encoded by the exons ATGGCGGCCGCGGCGGCGGAGGAAGGGATGGAGCCGCGGGCGCTGCAGTACGAGCAGACCCTG ATGTATGGCCGGTACACTCAGGACCTTGGGGCCTTTGCCAAAGAGGAAGCTGCTCGGATTCGCCTGGGAGGGCCTGAACCCTGGAAAGGTCCCCCTTCCCCTCGGGCTGCCCCAGAGCTCTTGGAATATGGACGGAGCCGTTGTGCCCGATGCCGCA TCTGTTCTGTCCGCTGCCACAAGTTCCTAGTATCCAGGGTTGGTGAAGATTGGATCTTCCTGGTCCTGCTGGGGCTCCTCATGGCATTGGTCAGCTGGGCCATGGACTATGCCATTGCTGCCTGTCTGCAAG CCCAGCAGTGGATGTCCCGGGGTTTGAACACTAGCATCTTACTCCAGTACCTGGCCTGGGTCACCTACCCTGTTGTCCTCATCACTTTCTCAGCCGGATTCACACAGATCCTGGCCCCTCAGGCTGTCG GCTCTGGCATCCCTGAGATGAAGACCATCTTGCGGGGAGTGGTGCTGAAAGAATACCTCACACTCAAGACCTTTATAGCTAAGGTCATTGGGCTGACCTGCGCCCTGGGCAGCGGGATGCCGCTTGGCAAAGAG GGCCCTTTTGTGCATATCGCAAGCATGTGTGCTGCCCTTCTCAGCAAGTTCCTCTCCCTCTTTGGGGGTATCTATGAG AATGAATCCCGGAACACAGAGATGCTGGCTGCCGCCTGTGCCGTGGGGGTGGGCTGCTGCTTTGCGGCACCTATTGGAG GCGTCCTCTTCAGCATCGAGGTCACCTCCACCTTCTTCGCGGTGCGGAACTACTGGCGGGGCTTCTTCGCTGCCACCTTCAGTGCCTTCATCTTCCGGGTCTTGGCAGTCTGGAACCGGGATGAAG AGACTATTACTGCCCTCTTCAAAACCCGATTCCGGCTCGACTTCCCCTTTGACCTGCAGGAGCTGCCAGCCTTTGCTGTCATTGG TATTGCTAGTGGCTTCGGTGGAGCCCTCTTTGTCTACCTGAACCGGAAGATTGTCCAGGTGATGCGGAAGCAGAAAACCATCAATCGCTTCCTCATGAGGAA ACGCCTGCTCTTCCCGGCTCTGGTGACCCTGCTTATCTCCACGCTGACCTTCCCCCCTGGCTTTGGACAGTTCATGGCTGGACAG CTCTCACAGAAAGAGACACTGGTCACCCTGTTTGACAATCGGACATGGGTCCACCAGGGCCTGGTGGAGGAGCTAGAACCACCCAGCACCTCACAGGCCTGGAACCCACCACGTGCCAACGTCTTCCTCACCCTGGTCATCTTCATTCTCATGAAG TTCTGGATGTCTGCACTGGCCACCACCATCCCAGTTCCCTGTGGGGCCTTCATGCCTGTCTTTGTCATTG GAGCAGCATTTGGGCGTCTGGTGGGTGAAAGCATGGCCGCCTGGTTCCCAGATGGAATTCATACGGACAGCAGCACCTACCGGATTGTGCCTGGGGGCTACGCTGTGGTTG GGGCGGCTGCGTTGGCAGGAGCGGTGACACACACAGTGTCCACGGCTGTGATCGTGTTCGAGCTCACAGGCCAGATTGCCCACATCCTGCCTGTCATGATCGCCGTCATCCTGGCTAACGCTGTCGCCCAGAGTCTACAGCCCTCCCTCTATGACAGCATCATCCGAATCAAGAAACTGCCCTACCTGCCTGAGCTGGGCTGGGGCCGCCACCA GCAGTACCGGGTGCGTGTGGAGGACATCATGGTGCGGGATGTTCCCCATGTGGCCCTCAGCTGCACCTTCCGGGACCTGCGGTTGGCACTGCACAGGACCAAGGGCCGAATGCTGGCCCTAGTGGAGTCCCCTG AGTCCATGATTCTGCTGGGCTCCATCGAGCGTTCACAGGTGGTGGCATTGCTGGgggcccagctgagcccagcccgCCGGCGGCAGCACATGCAGGAGCGCAGAGCCACCCAGACCTCTCCACCATCTGATCAGGAGGGTCCCCCTAGCCCTGAGGCTTCTGTCTGCTTCCAG GTGAACACAGAAGACTCAGGCTTCCCGGCAGCCCGGGGAGAGACCCACAAGCCCCTAAAGCCTGCACTCAAGAGGGGGCCCAGTGTCACCAGGAACCTTGGAGAGAGTCCCACAG GGAGCGCGGAGTCGGCAGGCATCGCCCTCCGGAGCCTCTTCTGTGGCAGTCCACCCCCTGAGGCTGCTTCAGAG AAGTTGGAATCCTGTGAGAAGCGCAAGCTGAAGCGGGTCCGAATCTCCCTGGCA AGTGAAGCAGACCTGGAAGGCGAGATGAGCCCTGAAGAG ATTCTGGAGTGGGAGGAGCAACAACTAGATGAACCTGTCAACTTCAGTGACTGCAAAATTGATCCTGCTCCCTTCCAGCTGGTGGAGCGGACCTCTTTGCACAAG ACTCACACCATCTTCTCACTGCTGGGAGTGGACCATGCTTATGTCACCAGTATTGGCAGACTCATTGGAATCGTTACTCTAAAGGAG CTCCGGAAAGCTATCGAGGGCTCTATCACAGCACAGGGTGTGAAAGTTCGGCCGCCCCTCGCCAGCTTCCGAGACAGTGCCACCAGCAGCAGTGACACGGAGACCACTGAGGTGCATGCACTCTGGGGGCCCCACTCCCGTCATGGCCTCCCCCGGGAGGGCAGCCCTTCTGACAGCGACGACAAATGCCAATGA
- the FAM131A gene encoding protein FAM131A isoform X2, producing MLPKSRRALTIQEIAALARSSLHGISQVVKDHVTKPTAMAQGRVAHLIEWKGWSKPSDSPAALESAFSSYSDLSEGEQEARFAAGVAEQFAIAEAKLRAWSSVDGEDSTDDSYDEDFAGGMDTDMAGQLPLGPHLQDLFTGHRFSRPVRQGSVEPESDCSQTVSPDTLCSSLCSLEDGLLGSPARLASQLLGDELLLAKLPPSRESAFRSLGPLETQDSLYNSPLTESCLSPAEEEPAPCKDCQPLCPPLVGSWERQRQASDVASSGVVSLDEDEAEPEEQ from the exons ATGCTGCCCAAGTCCCGGAGAGCCCTAACTATCCAGGAGATCGCTGCGCTGGCCAGGTCTTCCCTGCATG GTATTTCCCAGGTGGTGAAGGACCACGTGACCAAGCCTACTGCCATGGCCCAGGGCCGAGTGGCTCACCTCATTGAGTGGAAGGGCTGGAGCAAGCCTAGTGACTCGCCTGCTGCCCTGGAATCAGCCTTTTCCTCCTATTCGGACCTCAGCGAGGGTGAACAAGAGGCTCGCTTTGCAGCAG GAGTGGCTGAGCAGTTTGCCATCGCGGAAGCCAAACTCCGAGCGTGGTCTTCGGTGGATGGCGAGGACTCCACTGATGACTCCTATGATGAGGACTTTGCTGGGGGAATGGACACAG ACATGGCTGGGCAGCTGCCCCTGGGGCCCCACCTCCAGGACCTGTTCACCGGCCACCGGTTCTCCCGGCCTGTGCGCCAGGGCTCCGTGGAGCCTGAGAGCGACTGCTCGCAGACCGTGTCCCCAGACACCCTGTGCTCTAGTCTGTGCAGCCTGGAGGACGGGTTGTTGGGCTCCCCGGCCCGGCTGGCCTCCCAGCTGCTGGGCGATGAGCTGCTTCTCGCCAAACTGCCCCCCAGCCGGGAAAGTGCCTTCCGCAGCCTGGGCCCACTGGAGACCCAGGACTCACTCTACAACTCGCCCCTCACGGAGTCCTGCCTTTCCCCCGCTGAGGAGGAGCCAGCCCCCTGCAAGGACTGCCAGCCGCTCTGCCCACCACTAGTAGGCAGCTGGGAACGGCAGCGGCAAGCCTCTGACGTGGCCTCTTCTGGGGTGGTGTCCTTAGATGAGGATGAGGCAGAGCCAGAGGAACAGTGA
- the FAM131A gene encoding protein FAM131A isoform X1, producing the protein MPMISVLGKMFLWQREGPGGRWTCQTSRRVSSDPAWAVEWIELPRGLSLSSLGSARTLRGWSRSSRPSSVDSQDLPEVNVGDTVAMLPKSRRALTIQEIAALARSSLHGISQVVKDHVTKPTAMAQGRVAHLIEWKGWSKPSDSPAALESAFSSYSDLSEGEQEARFAAGVAEQFAIAEAKLRAWSSVDGEDSTDDSYDEDFAGGMDTDMAGQLPLGPHLQDLFTGHRFSRPVRQGSVEPESDCSQTVSPDTLCSSLCSLEDGLLGSPARLASQLLGDELLLAKLPPSRESAFRSLGPLETQDSLYNSPLTESCLSPAEEEPAPCKDCQPLCPPLVGSWERQRQASDVASSGVVSLDEDEAEPEEQ; encoded by the exons ATGCCTATGATTTCTGTGCTGGGCAAAATGTTTCTGTGGCAGCGTGAAGGGCCTGGAGGACGATGGACTTGTCAGACAAGTCGCAGAG TGTCCTCGGACCCCGCGTGGGCTGTGGAGTGGATCGAACTTCCTCGGGGTCTCTCTCTATCCTCCTTGGGATCTGCTCGAACCCTCCGAGGCTGGAGCAGGTCCTCCCGCCCTTCCTCGGTGGACAGCCAGGACTTGCCAGAG GTGAATGTTGGAGACACAGTCGCCATGCTGCCCAAGTCCCGGAGAGCCCTAACTATCCAGGAGATCGCTGCGCTGGCCAGGTCTTCCCTGCATG GTATTTCCCAGGTGGTGAAGGACCACGTGACCAAGCCTACTGCCATGGCCCAGGGCCGAGTGGCTCACCTCATTGAGTGGAAGGGCTGGAGCAAGCCTAGTGACTCGCCTGCTGCCCTGGAATCAGCCTTTTCCTCCTATTCGGACCTCAGCGAGGGTGAACAAGAGGCTCGCTTTGCAGCAG GAGTGGCTGAGCAGTTTGCCATCGCGGAAGCCAAACTCCGAGCGTGGTCTTCGGTGGATGGCGAGGACTCCACTGATGACTCCTATGATGAGGACTTTGCTGGGGGAATGGACACAG ACATGGCTGGGCAGCTGCCCCTGGGGCCCCACCTCCAGGACCTGTTCACCGGCCACCGGTTCTCCCGGCCTGTGCGCCAGGGCTCCGTGGAGCCTGAGAGCGACTGCTCGCAGACCGTGTCCCCAGACACCCTGTGCTCTAGTCTGTGCAGCCTGGAGGACGGGTTGTTGGGCTCCCCGGCCCGGCTGGCCTCCCAGCTGCTGGGCGATGAGCTGCTTCTCGCCAAACTGCCCCCCAGCCGGGAAAGTGCCTTCCGCAGCCTGGGCCCACTGGAGACCCAGGACTCACTCTACAACTCGCCCCTCACGGAGTCCTGCCTTTCCCCCGCTGAGGAGGAGCCAGCCCCCTGCAAGGACTGCCAGCCGCTCTGCCCACCACTAGTAGGCAGCTGGGAACGGCAGCGGCAAGCCTCTGACGTGGCCTCTTCTGGGGTGGTGTCCTTAGATGAGGATGAGGCAGAGCCAGAGGAACAGTGA